Proteins from one Acidobacteriota bacterium genomic window:
- the tuf gene encoding elongation factor Tu (EF-Tu; promotes GTP-dependent binding of aminoacyl-tRNA to the A-site of ribosomes during protein biosynthesis; when the tRNA anticodon matches the mRNA codon, GTP hydrolysis results; the inactive EF-Tu-GDP leaves the ribosome and release of GDP is promoted by elongation factor Ts; many prokaryotes have two copies of the gene encoding EF-Tu), whose protein sequence is MAKEKFDRSKPHLNIGTIGHIDHGKTTLTAAITKVLSKHDPKILFRS, encoded by the coding sequence ATGGCGAAGGAGAAATTTGACCGATCGAAACCGCATTTAAATATCGGGACGATTGGGCACATTGATCACGGGAAGACGACGTTGACGGCGGCGATCACGAAGGTGCTGAGTAAGCACGATCCGAAGATTCTGTTTCGGTCGTT
- a CDS encoding sigma-70 family RNA polymerase sigma factor translates to METQNVAVDGAGAYSALLGATTAGGIPQDIFASGEARWLEVSANSTEDGADGATLAQPRVLLVSVPYALKAGDAETLGVLRAMPRLDRRAGRGISLRPPTYLSVPKLMPANLPISPPESSVPARPFASDLALAAAILARDRKATARLIELHSDAVHRYVWKRLTPRIEMVDYLVQEVFLAAWSGLASFNGTATLRSWLISIARHKVEDHYRRALNGHWQTLDAEGEIEIPAEPVDLPGQMDARRISERAEQTLAALPYEYAVALRWRYWDERSAREMAEATGRSEKAIERMLARARARFKTLWEETA, encoded by the coding sequence ATGGAGACGCAGAACGTCGCGGTTGATGGCGCAGGTGCGTACTCCGCGCTGCTGGGCGCGACGACGGCAGGCGGTATCCCGCAAGACATCTTCGCCTCGGGCGAAGCGCGCTGGCTGGAAGTCAGCGCCAACTCCACAGAAGACGGCGCTGACGGCGCGACGCTCGCGCAGCCGCGCGTGCTGCTAGTCAGCGTGCCCTACGCATTGAAGGCCGGTGACGCCGAGACGCTGGGCGTCCTCCGCGCCATGCCGCGCCTCGACAGGCGCGCTGGGCGGGGGATTTCTCTGCGTCCGCCGACCTATTTGTCAGTGCCCAAATTGATGCCAGCCAATTTGCCAATCAGTCCGCCTGAATCGAGCGTCCCGGCCCGGCCCTTCGCCTCCGACTTGGCGCTGGCGGCAGCCATTCTGGCGCGCGACCGCAAGGCCACGGCACGGCTGATCGAGCTGCACTCCGACGCGGTTCACCGCTATGTCTGGAAGCGACTGACGCCGCGCATCGAAATGGTGGACTACCTGGTGCAGGAAGTATTTCTGGCCGCATGGAGCGGCCTGGCCAGCTTTAATGGCACGGCCACACTGCGCAGCTGGCTCATCAGCATCGCGCGCCACAAGGTGGAGGATCACTACCGGCGCGCCTTGAACGGCCATTGGCAGACGCTGGACGCCGAGGGCGAAATCGAGATTCCCGCCGAGCCCGTGGATCTGCCCGGCCAGATGGATGCCCGGCGCATCTCCGAGCGGGCCGAGCAAACCCTGGCCGCGCTGCCCTATGAGTATGCGGTAGCCCTGCGCTGGCGCTATTGGGACGAGCGCTCGGCCCGCGAGATGGCCGAGGCCACCGGCCGTTCGGAGAAGGCCATCGAGCGTATGCTGGCGCGCGCCCGGGCTCGCTTCAAGACCCTGTGGGAGGAGACGGCATGA